In Fusobacterium canifelinum, a genomic segment contains:
- a CDS encoding Gx transporter family protein yields the protein MIKKEYREEIYLIALVLLGLYLSLIENIIPKPFPWMKIGLSNISVLIALEKFNSKMALQTILLRVFIQALMLGTLFTPNFIISFSAGLISTLFMIFLYRFRKYLSLLSISCISAFIHNLLQLIVVYFLLFRNISLNSKSIIIFIVIFLGLGVIMGLITGIITTKINLKKNKI from the coding sequence ATGATAAAAAAGGAATATAGAGAAGAAATTTATCTAATAGCCCTAGTACTTTTAGGCTTATATCTTTCTCTTATTGAAAATATAATACCTAAACCATTTCCTTGGATGAAAATTGGTTTATCAAATATATCTGTACTTATAGCACTTGAAAAGTTTAACTCAAAGATGGCTCTACAGACAATATTACTCAGAGTTTTTATACAAGCTCTTATGTTAGGAACTTTATTTACTCCTAACTTTATTATAAGTTTTAGTGCTGGACTTATAAGTACATTATTTATGATCTTTCTATACAGATTTAGAAAATACTTATCATTATTATCTATTAGTTGTATTTCAGCATTTATTCATAATCTTTTACAGCTTATAGTGGTATATTTCTTACTATTTAGAAATATATCTTTAAATAGCAAATCAATAATAATTTTTATAGTTATTTTCTTAGGATTAGGTGTAATTATGGGTTTAATAACAGGAATTATAACTACAAAAATAAATTTAAAAAAAAATAAAATTTAA
- the purB gene encoding adenylosuccinate lyase, whose amino-acid sequence MSNEIYSNPLCERYSSKEMMYNFSPDKKFSTWRKLWIALAESEKELGLDISEEQIDEMKKNIHNIDYELAAKKEKEFRHDVMAHVHTFGTQAPLAMPIIHLGATSAFVGDNTDLIQIKDGLAIIKAKLINVMNNLSKFALDNKSIATLGFTHFQAAQLTTVGKRATLWLQSLMLDLEELEFREKTLRFRGVKGTTGTQASFKDLFNGDFSKVEELDILVSKKMGFDKKFAVTGQTYDRKVDSETMNLLANIAQSAHKFTNDLRLLQHLKEIEEPFEKSQIGSSAMAYKRNPMRSERISSLAKFVIALQQSTAMVASTQWFERTLDDSANKRLSLPQAFLAVDAILIIWNNIMEGLVVYDKIIEKHIMSELPFMATEYIIMECVKAGGDRQELHERIRVHSMEAGKQVKVEGKDNDLIDRIVNDDYFKLDKAKLLSILEPKNFIGFASEQTEKFINIEIKPILEKYKTLIGMDSELKV is encoded by the coding sequence ATGAGTAATGAAATTTATTCAAACCCACTATGTGAAAGATATAGTTCAAAGGAAATGATGTATAACTTTTCACCTGATAAAAAGTTTTCAACTTGGAGAAAACTTTGGATTGCACTTGCAGAATCTGAAAAAGAGTTAGGACTTGATATATCAGAAGAACAAATTGATGAAATGAAGAAAAACATCCATAACATAGATTATGAATTAGCAGCCAAAAAAGAAAAAGAGTTTAGACATGATGTTATGGCACATGTACATACATTTGGTACACAAGCTCCTTTGGCTATGCCTATAATACATTTAGGAGCTACAAGTGCTTTTGTTGGTGATAATACAGATTTAATTCAAATTAAAGATGGACTTGCAATTATAAAAGCTAAACTTATAAATGTTATGAACAATCTTTCTAAGTTTGCTTTGGATAATAAAAGTATTGCAACTTTAGGATTTACACATTTCCAAGCAGCTCAACTTACAACTGTTGGAAAAAGAGCAACATTGTGGTTACAATCTTTAATGTTAGATTTAGAAGAATTAGAATTTAGAGAAAAAACTTTAAGATTTAGAGGTGTTAAAGGAACAACAGGAACACAAGCAAGTTTTAAAGATTTATTTAATGGAGATTTTTCAAAAGTTGAAGAGTTAGATATTTTAGTTTCTAAAAAAATGGGCTTTGACAAAAAATTTGCAGTAACAGGCCAAACTTATGATAGAAAGGTAGATTCTGAAACAATGAACTTACTTGCAAATATAGCTCAATCTGCTCATAAGTTTACTAATGATTTAAGATTATTACAACATTTAAAAGAAATTGAAGAACCTTTTGAAAAGAGTCAAATAGGTTCATCTGCAATGGCATATAAAAGAAATCCAATGAGAAGTGAAAGAATTTCGTCTCTTGCTAAGTTTGTCATAGCATTACAACAAAGTACTGCTATGGTAGCTTCAACTCAATGGTTTGAAAGAACTCTTGATGATTCAGCTAATAAGAGATTGTCATTACCTCAAGCATTTCTAGCTGTGGATGCAATACTAATCATTTGGAATAATATTATGGAAGGTTTGGTTGTATATGATAAAATAATAGAAAAACATATAATGAGTGAACTTCCATTTATGGCAACTGAATATATAATAATGGAATGTGTAAAAGCTGGTGGAGATAGACAAGAATTACATGAAAGAATAAGAGTTCATTCTATGGAAGCTGGTAAACAAGTAAAAGTTGAAGGAAAAGATAACGATTTAATAGATAGAATAGTTAATGATGATTATTTCAAATTAGATAAAGCTAAATTACTTTCTATTTTAGAACCTAAAAATTTTATTGGTTTTGCTTCTGAACAAACAGAAAAATTTATTAATATAGAAATCAAACCTATATTAGAAAAATACAAAACTCTTATAGGTATGGATTCAGAATTAAAAGTATAA
- the rimI gene encoding ribosomal protein S18-alanine N-acetyltransferase, with translation MIKKLIINDADYIEQIFNLEKEIFINSAFNKTYLETLIKADNSFIYAYIIEDKVCGYLMVLDSIDVYEILAIATVEEYRNKGIAQELLDKIKTKDIFLEVRESNQIAINFYKKNKFKEISVRKNYYSEPNENAIIMKLEVNNE, from the coding sequence ATGATTAAAAAGTTAATAATTAATGATGCAGATTACATAGAACAAATTTTTAATTTAGAAAAAGAAATTTTTATAAATTCTGCTTTTAACAAGACATATCTTGAAACTTTAATAAAAGCTGATAATTCATTTATCTATGCTTATATTATAGAAGACAAAGTTTGTGGATATTTAATGGTTCTTGATAGTATAGATGTCTATGAAATTCTTGCAATAGCAACTGTTGAAGAATATAGAAATAAAGGTATTGCTCAAGAGCTTTTAGATAAAATAAAAACAAAAGATATTTTCTTAGAAGTTAGAGAAAGTAATCAAATAGCTATAAATTTTTATAAAAAAAATAAATTTAAAGAAATATCAGTTAGAAAAAATTACTATTCAGAACCAAATGAAAATGCTATTATAATGAAATTGGAGGTAAATAATGAGTAA
- the lepB gene encoding signal peptidase I — translation MSTKNWTYVIIFVVIITFLILLKLFVTKTIFYGAFYFFLTLFFIYIFVKEKDLAKKFDVHREKFVNKIIEKYNMKNKKNIKYFKKSLYYIETIGTALILVVVIQRFYIGNFKIPTGSMIPTIEVGDRVFADMVSYKFTTPKRNNIIVFEEPIQNRVLYTKRAMGLPGEKIKIEDDVLYINGEKTDFRRYSNLGIGDMEWKIPQKGDKLEIIPAGNYNEAYKSASFDIAEIQKELKSNSSLIFEFMPNLKFIINGEETGPILDFIHDKDILDKLMSGKTIEITLEENYYLVLGDNTDNSFDSRYWGFVKESRIRGRALVRFWPLNRIGLVK, via the coding sequence ATGTCAACAAAAAATTGGACCTATGTTATTATTTTTGTAGTTATAATTACATTCTTAATTCTTTTAAAATTATTTGTAACAAAAACTATATTTTATGGAGCATTTTATTTTTTTCTAACACTTTTCTTTATCTATATATTTGTAAAAGAAAAAGATTTAGCTAAAAAATTTGATGTTCATAGAGAAAAATTTGTTAATAAAATAATAGAAAAATATAATATGAAAAACAAAAAGAACATTAAATATTTTAAAAAAAGTCTCTATTATATTGAAACAATAGGGACAGCACTTATTCTAGTTGTAGTTATTCAAAGATTTTATATAGGAAATTTTAAAATCCCTACTGGCTCAATGATACCTACTATAGAAGTAGGAGATAGAGTTTTTGCTGATATGGTTTCTTATAAGTTCACAACTCCTAAAAGAAATAATATCATAGTCTTTGAAGAACCTATTCAAAATAGAGTTTTATATACAAAAAGAGCTATGGGATTACCAGGAGAGAAAATAAAAATAGAAGATGATGTTCTATATATAAATGGAGAAAAAACAGATTTTAGAAGATATAGCAATTTAGGAATTGGAGATATGGAATGGAAAATTCCACAAAAAGGTGATAAATTAGAAATTATTCCTGCAGGAAATTATAATGAGGCATATAAATCTGCTTCTTTTGATATAGCTGAAATCCAAAAAGAGTTAAAAAGTAATTCATCTTTAATTTTTGAGTTTATGCCTAATTTAAAATTCATCATAAATGGAGAAGAAACTGGACCAATTTTAGATTTTATACATGATAAAGATATTTTAGATAAACTTATGTCAGGAAAAACTATTGAAATCACACTGGAAGAGAATTATTATTTAGTCTTAGGAGACAATACAGATAACAGTTTCGATTCAAGATATTGGGGCTTTGTAAAAGAAAGTAGAATAAGAGGAAGAGCTTTAGTCAGATTTTGGCCTTTGAATAGAATAGGATTAGTAAAATAG
- the recJ gene encoding single-stranded-DNA-specific exonuclease RecJ yields the protein MKKNTKWILENKTNYEKIFEDKREKKLDFIIEDLIENRNLSLDTNFDFNPFDLKDMEIATKRIFEAIKNNQKIYIYGDYDVDGITSVSLLYLALSELGANVDYYIPLRDEGYGLNKDAIQSLKNENADLVISVDCGINSIEDINFANELNLDFIITDHHEITGDIPKALAVINPKREENIYPFKYLAGVGTAFMLVYALYTETNKLNDLEKYLDIVAIGTVADIVPLVSDNRKFVKRGLETLRNGKWIGIKQLLRKVFPDNWDTREYFAYDIGYIIAPIFNAAGRLEDAKQAVSLFVEEDGFKCLSIIEKLLENNTERKDIQKKILEMSIVEIEKKQLYNKNLILVANKSFHHGVIGIVASKILDKYYKPTIIMEIKENEGLATASCRSIDGLNIVECLNSVSDILVKYGGHSGAAGFTIKIENIEEFYERIDKYIEENFDKDLFTKKLKIEKILAPYKVNYEFLKELEILEPYGSKNYIPIFAFRNCQYENLRFTKNSTEHLMLDIKKDGYYFKNCIFFGGGDYYDIISSSKDIDIAFKLKLETFKDRYMCKLQLEDVKNSSENIKFEDDYLELNGKDISFPIETVVYPKRPDIEEPLNLIFNDYGVAITKDRTIIENIDSNLAKILTILKNKFNYEFTIKIKKKYLKTENINLHLEIDTIKNSSIKTFPLKDALIFKEIKNLLIGDFEYNSIQKKVLASIFKDKKPTLAIMDKGRGISTIINTIKCYYEYKNKIVSINDGYKKADFYIFNFNFKYDVDIEGVFETLDKIKSNNILIVSNKDFFISDFKIIKDNYSIPKNIEYIGYNEIYKIEKFDNLYYPFLTNEEKLNILDLIKRNKVIFSTREIIVHF from the coding sequence ATGAAAAAAAATACAAAATGGATTTTAGAGAATAAAACTAATTATGAAAAAATTTTTGAAGATAAAAGAGAAAAGAAATTAGATTTTATTATTGAAGATTTAATTGAAAATAGAAATTTATCTCTTGATACAAATTTTGATTTCAATCCTTTTGATTTAAAAGATATGGAGATAGCGACTAAAAGAATTTTTGAAGCTATAAAAAATAATCAAAAAATTTATATCTATGGAGATTATGATGTAGATGGGATAACATCTGTTTCTCTTTTGTATTTGGCACTTTCTGAGTTAGGGGCAAATGTAGATTATTATATACCTTTAAGAGATGAAGGTTATGGTTTAAATAAAGATGCAATACAAAGTTTAAAAAATGAGAATGCAGATTTAGTTATTAGTGTGGATTGTGGTATAAATTCAATAGAAGATATAAATTTTGCTAATGAATTAAATTTAGACTTTATTATAACAGATCACCATGAAATAACTGGAGATATTCCTAAAGCTCTTGCTGTTATAAACCCTAAGAGAGAAGAAAATATATATCCTTTTAAGTATCTTGCAGGAGTAGGGACTGCTTTTATGTTAGTATATGCATTATATACTGAAACAAATAAATTAAATGACTTAGAAAAGTATTTAGATATTGTGGCAATAGGTACAGTAGCAGATATTGTTCCTTTAGTATCTGATAATAGAAAATTTGTAAAAAGAGGTTTGGAAACTTTAAGAAATGGTAAATGGATAGGCATTAAACAATTACTTAGAAAAGTTTTTCCTGATAACTGGGATACAAGAGAATATTTTGCTTATGATATAGGCTATATAATTGCTCCAATTTTTAATGCTGCTGGACGTTTAGAAGATGCAAAACAGGCTGTAAGCCTATTTGTAGAAGAAGATGGCTTTAAATGTCTTTCAATTATTGAGAAACTTTTAGAAAATAATACAGAGAGAAAAGATATTCAAAAGAAAATTTTAGAGATGTCTATTGTTGAAATTGAAAAAAAGCAATTATACAATAAAAATTTAATTTTAGTTGCAAATAAATCATTTCATCATGGTGTTATTGGGATAGTTGCTTCAAAGATTTTAGATAAATACTATAAACCAACTATAATTATGGAAATTAAGGAAAATGAAGGTCTTGCTACTGCTTCTTGTAGAAGTATTGATGGTTTAAATATAGTTGAATGTTTAAACTCTGTTTCAGATATTTTAGTTAAATATGGAGGACATTCAGGAGCAGCAGGCTTTACAATAAAAATAGAAAATATTGAAGAATTTTATGAAAGAATAGATAAATATATTGAAGAAAATTTTGATAAAGATTTATTTACAAAGAAATTAAAAATAGAAAAAATCTTAGCTCCTTATAAGGTAAATTATGAATTTTTAAAAGAGTTAGAAATATTAGAACCTTATGGCTCTAAAAACTATATTCCTATCTTTGCTTTTAGAAATTGTCAATATGAAAATTTAAGATTTACAAAAAATAGCACTGAACATTTAATGTTAGATATAAAAAAAGATGGTTATTATTTTAAAAACTGTATATTTTTTGGTGGTGGAGATTATTATGACATTATTTCAAGTTCAAAAGATATTGATATAGCTTTTAAATTAAAATTAGAAACATTTAAAGATAGATATATGTGTAAATTACAACTTGAAGATGTCAAAAATTCTAGTGAAAATATTAAATTTGAAGATGATTATTTAGAATTAAATGGAAAAGATATTTCTTTCCCAATAGAAACAGTTGTATATCCTAAAAGACCAGATATAGAAGAACCTTTAAATTTAATTTTTAATGATTATGGTGTGGCTATAACTAAGGATAGGACAATTATTGAAAATATAGATAGCAACTTAGCAAAAATTTTAACTATTTTGAAAAATAAATTTAATTATGAGTTTACTATAAAAATTAAAAAGAAGTATTTAAAGACTGAAAATATAAATTTACATCTAGAAATTGATACAATAAAAAATAGTAGTATAAAAACCTTTCCATTAAAAGATGCTTTAATATTTAAGGAGATTAAAAACCTTTTGATTGGAGATTTTGAATATAATTCTATACAAAAAAAAGTTTTAGCTTCAATTTTTAAAGATAAAAAACCTACTTTGGCTATTATGGATAAAGGAAGAGGAATTTCTACAATAATTAATACTATTAAATGTTATTATGAATATAAAAATAAAATAGTCTCTATAAATGATGGATATAAAAAAGCAGATTTTTATATTTTTAATTTTAACTTTAAATATGATGTAGATATAGAAGGAGTTTTTGAAACATTAGATAAAATAAAATCTAATAATATTTTAATAGTGTCTAATAAAGATTTTTTTATATCTGATTTTAAAATTATTAAAGATAATTATTCTATACCTAAGAATATTGAATATATTGGTTACAATGAAATATATAAAATTGAAAAATTTGATAATTTATATTATCCATTTTTAACTAATGAAGAAAAATTAAATATTTTAGATTTAATAAAGAGAAATAAAGTTATATTTTCCACAAGAGAAATAATTGTACATTTTTAG